From Arachis stenosperma cultivar V10309 chromosome 2, arast.V10309.gnm1.PFL2, whole genome shotgun sequence, one genomic window encodes:
- the LOC130961312 gene encoding UTP:RNA uridylyltransferase 1 → MNGGGGDPPPPSNGGEFLLSLIQRPPQHHHQPPPPPQSHHQNQPPPPPQLQQQQSPAALDPAVALMGPTIPFVPPSPWQSNGHDHPIPQLHHHHHHQQQQSHLQLPWPHSLSYPQNLFGLTHNPFAPPPGVPQTQTLTPIPNSNIGIDDLRRLGFPVETAATTTNISNNSNIRVDAFVQQQKQQELKLKFGSLPNDAFAHEVPPNGAVDSLLYLKLNNGNLNFHVEPPKQGPKFSNSAGNFDVVEQDRRGVERGNNNNNININNNSFHGGGGNLRSETSRAPPPGFGNKQRGKGHWGSGGRRKGSEVDDDRAMPVDSGGLGGRIESVHPRKENFRMVSGERSGGRGNVGREMGILEQLDHPGPPAGSKLHSVSGADVEESLANLKIGDADDDDDGDGDPDADALGEQLGDSLLVEDESEDKNNSRQRRAREKDARSLDSRGQRLLSQRQRMYKRQMIRRRDIDNLNVPFLAIYESLIPPEEEKVKQRQLLALLEKLVNKEWPKAQLFIYGSCANSFGVSKSDIDICLAIEEANMEKSDILMKLADILQSDNLQNVQALTRARVPIVKLMDPATGISCDICINNLLAVVNTKLLRDYAQIDARLRQLAFIIKHWAKSRGVNETYHGTLSSYAYVLMCIHFLQQRRPAILPCLQEMESTYSVNVDNVNCAYFDKVGRLADFGRPNKETIAQLVWGFFYYWAYCHDYANSVISVRTGSIISKREKDWTRRVGNDRHLICIEDPFEISHDLGRVVDKRSIKVLREEFERAADIMQYDPNPCVKLFEPYVPS, encoded by the exons ATGAATGGCGGTGGAGGCGACCCGCCGCCGCCGTCAAACGGCGGCGAGTTCCTCCTCTCTCTCATCCAACGACCCCCTCAACACCACCATCAACCTCCTCCTCCACCTCAATCACACCACCAAAACCAGCCGCCACCTCCGCCGCAGCTGCAGCAACAACAATCTCCGGCAGCACTGGATCCCGCCGTCGCATTAATGGGTCCCACAATTCCATTTGTACCCCCGTCCCCGTGGCAATCCAACGGTCACGATCACCCCATCCCTCAgctccatcaccatcaccatcatcaacaacaacagAGCCATCTTCAGCTTCCTTGGCCCCACTCTCTCTCTTACCCGCAAAATCTCTTCGGGTTGACTCATAATCCGTTTGCCCCTCCTCCTGGTGTACCCCAAACCCAAACCCTAACCCCAATTCCCAACTCCAACATTGGAATCGACGATCTCAGAAGATTAGGGTTTCCAGTCGAAACGGCCGCTACTACTACAAATATAAGCAATAACAGCAACATTAGAGTTGATGCCTTTGTTCAGCAGCAGAAGCAGCAGGAGCTGAAGCTAAAGTTCGGGTCCTTGCCTAATGACGCTTTTGCTCATGAAGTTCCACCTAATGGGGCGGTGGATTCGTTGCTGTACTTGAAGCTGAACAATGGGAACTTGAACTTCCATGTTGAACCGCCTAAACAAGgtccaaaattttcaaattctgcTGGGAATTTTGATGTTGTTGAACAAGATAGGAGAGGGGTTGAGAGGGggaataacaacaacaacatcaatATTAATAACAATAGTTTTCATGGTGGTGGAGGGAATCTTAGGTCTGAGACTAGTAGGGCTCCACCGCCAGGGTTTGGGAACAAGCAAAGGGGAAAGGGTCATTGGGGCTCTGGGGGGAGAAGGAAGGGTTCAGAGGTTGATGACGATCGAGCGATGCCTGTTGATTCTGGGGGATTGGGTGGTAGGATTGAGAGTGTGCACCCTAGGAAGGAAAATTTCAGAATGGTGTCTGGGGAAAGAAGTGGTGGCAGAGGCAATGTGGGTCGCGAGATGGGGATTCTCGAACAGCTTGATCACCCAGGGCCGCCGGCGGGGAGTAAACTTCATTCAGTGTCTGGTGCTGATGTTGAAGAATCTTTGGCGAATCTTAAAATTGGTGatgctgatgatgatgatgatggtgatggcGATCCTGATGCTGATGCCCTTGGGGAGCAGCTAGGTGATTCCTTGTTGGTTGAGGATGAGTCTGAAGACAAGAATAACTCAAGGCAACGCCGTGCTCGGGAGAAG GATGCCAGATCATTAGATTCAAGAGGACAACGGTTATTAAGCCAGCGGCAAAGAATGTACAAAAGACAGATGATACGTCGAAGGGACATAGATAATCTTAACGTTCCTTTTCTTGCAATATATGagtctctgattcctccagaggAAGAAAAGGTGAAGCAAAGACAATTATTAGCATTATTGGAGAAATTAGTTAATAAAGAGTGGCCAAAAGCTCAGCTTTTTATCTATGGATCATGTGCTAATTCATTTGGCGTTTCTAAAAGTGATATTGATATTTGCCTTGCAATTGAGGAAGCAAACATGGAGAAATCCGATATTCTAATGAAATTGGCAGATATTTTACAATCAGATAATCTGCAGAATGTGCAG GCTTTGACTCGGGCAAGAGTTCCTATAGTAAAACTCATGGATCCAGCGACAGGAATTTCTTGTGACATATGCATCAACAACCTCCTTGCTGTTGTAAATACAAAGCTTCTTCGGGATTATGCTCAAATAGATGCAAGATTAAGGCAGTTGGCGTTTATTATCAAACATTGGGCAAAGTCAAGAGGAGTGAATGAAACTTATCATGGAACCTTATCTAGCTATGC GTATGTCTTAATGTGCATTCATTTTTTGCAACAACGAAGGCCTGCTATCCTTCCTTGCTTACAG GAGATGGAATCGACTTACTCTGTTAATGTGGACAATGTGAATTGTGCTTACTTTGATAAAGTTGGGAGACTCGCTGATTTTGGACGCCCCAACAAGGAAACAATAGCTCAGTTAGTGTGGGGATTTTTCTATTATTGGGCTTACTGTCATGATTACGCAAATTCAGTTATATCTGTACGTACAGGAAGCATAATCAG TAAGCGAGAGAAGGACTGGACGAGGAGGGTTGGGAATGATCGGCATCTGATATGCATAGAGGATCCTTTTGAGATATCTCATGATCTGGGCAGAGTGGTGGATAAACGCAGTATCAAGGTTCTGAGGGAAGAGTTTGAACGTGCTGCTGATATAATGCAGTATGATCCAAATCCATGTGTTAAACTTTTTGAGCCCTATGTTCCTTCTTGA
- the LOC130961313 gene encoding glyoxylate/hydroxypyruvate reductase HPR3: protein MAEEEKVELQQLKHENQDLPQVLVLGSPTCLQTLKQLYSHKFRFLIPNTSLDSLYPLTAPLSSISAVICSASFSLTAPVLRLLPSLRLVVTTSAGTDHIDLNECGCRGIQVAGAGKLFSDEVADMAVGLLIDVMRRVSAADRFVRTSCEAATWDFPLGYKISGKRIGIVGLGSIGMEVAKRLECFGCTILYHSKHKKSAVSYPFYNSVIDLAATSNALVLCCALNEETRHIVNREVMLALGKEGFIVNVGRGSLIDEKQLVKFLMDGEIGGAALDVFEDEPNVPKELLSMDNVVLTPHCAAFTSECIIKLCELVAGNIEASLSDKPLITQVKW from the exons ATggcggaagaagaaaaagtagaATTACAACAACTCAAACACGAAAACCAAGATCTTCCACAAGTGCTTGTTCTTGGTTCTCCAACGTGCTTACAAACCTTAAAACAACTCTACTCTCACAAATTCCGTTTTCTTATCCCAAACACTTCGTTGGACTCACTCTACCCTCTCACCGCTCCACTTTCATCCATCTCCGCCGTCATCTGCAGTGCTTCCTTCTCCCTCACCGCCCCCGTCCTCCGCCTCCTCCCCTCCCTCCGACTAGTCGTCACCACCAGTGCCGGCACCGATCACATTGACCTCAATGAGTGTGGCTGCCGAGGGATACAGGTAGCTGGCGCCGGAAAACTGTTTTCCGATGAGGTGGCTGATATGGCGGTGGGGCTGCTCATCGACGTCATGAGGAGAGTCTCGGCTGCCGATAGATTCGTACGGACGAGCTGTGAAGCTGCCACGTGGGATTTCCCTCTCGGTTacaag ATTTCAGGAAAGAGGATTGGCATAGTTGGACTCGGAAGCATTGGCATGGAAGTTGCTAAGAGACTCGAATGTTTTGGTTGCACCATCTTATACCACTCAAAGCATAAAAAATCTGCAGTTTCATATCCTTTCTATAACAGTGTTATTGACCTTGCTGCTACTAGCAATGCACTTGTTCTCTGTTGTGCACTGAATGAGGAAACAAGGCACATAGTAAACAGGGAAGTGATGTTGGCATTGGGAAAAGAAGGGTTCATTGTGAATGTTGGGAGAGGATCTCTTATTGATGAGAAGCAATTGGTGAAGTTTTTGATGGATGGTGAAATTGGTGGTGCTGCTTTGGATGTGTTTGAAGATGAACCTAATGTTCCTAAAGAGCTACTCAGTATGGATAATGTGGTTTTGACTCCACATTGTGCTGCTTTTACTTCTGAATGTATAATCAAATTGTGTGAACTTGTGGCTGGGAATATAGAAGCCTCGTTATCAGATAAGCCCTTAATTACTCAGGTGAAATGGTGA
- the LOC130960175 gene encoding organelle RRM domain-containing protein 2, mitochondrial-like: MAMRAAALAAPGGLRRLFCTNTTKPSLSFPFIPPPQAGAQPARPMAEPNTNLFVSGLSKRTTSEKLRDEFAKFGEVVHARVVTDRVSGYSKGFGFVKYATLEDAAKGIEGMDGKFLDGWVIFAEYARPRPPPGQPENNMPPQYGRQ; encoded by the exons ATGGCGATGAGGGCGGCAGCGTTGGCAGCTCCCGGAGGTTTGCGGCGGCTCTTCTGCACAAACACGACGAAGCCATCTTTGAGCTTCCCCTTCATTCCGCCTCCACAGGCGGGGGCGCAGCCAGCTCGGCCTATGGCGGAACCCAACACCAACCTCTTCGTCTCTG GGCTTAGCAAACGTACTACTTCAGAGAAGTTGAGAGACGAATTTGCAAAGTTTGGTGAAGTTGTTCACG CAAGGGTGGTAACTGACCGAGTATCAGGTTACTCTAAGGGGTTTGGTTTTGTGAAGTATGCCACTCTAGAAGATGCTGCAAAGGGCATCGAGGGCATGGATGGCAAG TTTTTGGATGGCTGGGTTATCTTTGCTGAGTACGCAAGGCCAAGACCTCCGCCGGGACAACCTGAAAACAATATGCCACCTCAATATGGGCGGCAGTGA